From the Chloroflexus aurantiacus J-10-fl genome, one window contains:
- the rsmH gene encoding 16S rRNA (cytosine(1402)-N(4))-methyltransferase RsmH, which translates to MAVTFQHTPVLLTEVLTMLAPRPAGQYLDATVGGGGHALAVLQAAQPGGRLLGIDADPAALAATAARLQAAGLIEQAVLCHGSFADLATLAATAGFGAFDGILFDLGVSSYQLDTPERGFSFTADGPLDMRLDPTQGLTAADMVNRLSERELADIIFLYGEEHAARRIARAIVEHRRTQPFQRTAELAEVVARAVGGRHGRIHPATRTFQALRIAVNQELDRLRATLPQAVDLLAPGGRLAVISFHSLEDRIVKQFLRAEASGETPRLTIVTKKPIVPTAAEVANNPRARSAKLRVATRIG; encoded by the coding sequence ATGGCGGTAACGTTCCAGCATACACCGGTTCTATTAACCGAGGTGCTGACGATGCTGGCACCGCGCCCCGCCGGGCAGTATCTCGATGCAACTGTCGGTGGTGGGGGGCACGCGCTGGCGGTGTTGCAGGCAGCGCAGCCCGGTGGCAGGTTGCTGGGGATCGACGCCGATCCCGCTGCACTTGCGGCAACTGCTGCTCGCTTGCAGGCAGCCGGTCTGATCGAACAGGCCGTGCTCTGCCATGGCTCTTTTGCCGATCTAGCAACGCTTGCCGCTACTGCCGGTTTTGGCGCTTTTGATGGCATTCTGTTCGATCTGGGGGTGTCGTCATACCAGCTTGATACGCCTGAACGCGGCTTTTCGTTCACGGCAGATGGCCCTCTCGATATGAGGCTTGATCCAACGCAGGGCTTGACCGCTGCCGATATGGTGAACAGATTGAGCGAACGTGAACTGGCCGACATTATCTTCTTGTATGGTGAAGAGCATGCTGCCCGCCGCATTGCACGGGCAATCGTTGAGCATCGGCGAACTCAACCCTTTCAACGCACGGCAGAACTGGCCGAGGTCGTTGCGCGTGCAGTCGGTGGGCGTCATGGTCGTATTCATCCGGCAACCCGCACGTTTCAAGCCCTGCGGATTGCGGTAAACCAGGAGCTTGATCGGTTGCGGGCTACTCTACCCCAGGCGGTCGATCTATTGGCACCGGGTGGTCGATTGGCGGTGATCAGTTTTCATTCGCTGGAAGATCGTATCGTGAAGCAGTTTCTGCGGGCCGAAGCATCTGGAGAGACACCACGGCTAACAATTGTAACGAAGAAGCCGATAGTGCCGACGGCTGCGGAAGTGGCAAACAATCCACGTGCGCGCAGTGCAAAGCTACGGGTTGCTACCCGGATCGGATAG
- a CDS encoding XdhC family protein, whose translation MSTIYELVREAVRNGTPLATITVLAGGPVGAKMALKPDGQTIGDLGEASLTAQAVQAALPLLVVGETQTVTLSPEVTIFVESFVPPPTLYMVGGVHISIALAALAKVVGFRTVVIDAREAFATGERFAHVDELILAWPDEALEGRLDARSSVAVLTHDPKLDDPALRVALRSPARYIGALGSPKTHARRLERLAAEGFTPADLARIHGPIGLPIGAKTPEEIALSILAEVVQVARRGSAATGQRGGSTNDPA comes from the coding sequence ATGAGCACAATCTACGAGCTGGTACGTGAGGCGGTGCGCAACGGAACGCCGCTGGCAACGATAACCGTCCTGGCGGGTGGTCCGGTGGGGGCGAAGATGGCCCTCAAGCCCGATGGGCAGACGATTGGTGATTTGGGTGAGGCCAGCCTGACGGCGCAGGCTGTGCAGGCGGCTTTGCCTTTGCTGGTGGTGGGGGAAACGCAGACGGTTACGCTCTCACCAGAGGTAACCATCTTTGTCGAGAGCTTTGTGCCGCCACCGACGTTGTATATGGTCGGTGGAGTACATATCAGTATTGCCCTGGCCGCGCTGGCGAAAGTGGTTGGCTTCCGCACGGTTGTGATTGATGCGCGGGAAGCATTTGCTACCGGCGAGCGGTTTGCCCATGTTGATGAGCTGATTCTGGCCTGGCCTGACGAAGCACTGGAGGGCAGGCTCGATGCCCGCAGCAGCGTGGCAGTGCTGACCCACGATCCCAAGCTCGATGATCCGGCATTACGAGTGGCCTTACGCTCGCCAGCGCGCTACATCGGCGCTCTGGGTAGTCCGAAAACGCATGCCCGCCGGCTCGAACGCCTGGCCGCGGAAGGGTTTACTCCCGCCGATCTGGCGCGCATTCACGGCCCGATTGGGCTGCCGATTGGCGCAAAGACCCCGGAAGAAATTGCGCTCAGCATTCTGGCCGAAGTAGTACAGGTGGCGCGCCGTGGCTCAGCCGCGACCGGCCAGAGAGGAGGATCAACCAATGACCCCGCTTGA
- a CDS encoding UDP-N-acetylmuramoyl-tripeptide--D-alanyl-D-alanine ligase: MIRQAVTLPPSWANAQIGPVVTDSREVTPGSLFVALTGERTDGHRFLADVVTRGAAAALVSPEKLTALASNLDTVARPWRLIEPAQAQTLATVPPDACLLIAVDDPLFALQRVAVYHRQMFTPTVIGITGSVGKTSTKEVVAAVCSRRLRTLKSQRSFNSEVTLPATLLGLTADHQVAVLEMGMWAAGEIRFLATLARPQIGIVTNVGPSHLERLGSIEAIANAKAELPESLPADGWCILNADDHRVAAMASRTAARVLTYGYAPNADVRLLDVVSHGLYGIELTVGYEGQSHRLTTPLIGRHHAYTALAAIAAGLVLGLDWDAIAEGLREPGEQLRLRIVPGQHGTTIIDDTYNAAPLSTIAALQVLAETKGRRIAVLGEMLELGAASVEGHQQVGAAAATMADVLVAVGRQAHTMAEAARSAGMPAEQILVCDNNEAAINLLNRYIQPGDHLLIKGSRGVQMETIVAALQATTRNDTGEIA, from the coding sequence GTGATACGACAGGCGGTAACGCTGCCGCCGTCCTGGGCCAATGCTCAGATTGGCCCGGTGGTAACCGACTCGCGCGAGGTAACGCCGGGATCGCTCTTTGTGGCATTAACCGGCGAACGCACCGATGGACACCGTTTTCTGGCCGATGTGGTGACACGCGGTGCTGCGGCGGCGCTGGTTTCACCAGAAAAACTGACTGCGCTGGCATCCAATCTCGATACAGTCGCTCGCCCCTGGCGGTTGATCGAACCGGCGCAGGCTCAGACTCTGGCAACCGTTCCGCCTGACGCATGTCTCCTCATCGCTGTAGACGACCCGCTCTTCGCCTTGCAGCGCGTGGCCGTCTACCATCGACAGATGTTCACGCCGACGGTGATTGGGATCACCGGCAGTGTGGGCAAGACCTCGACAAAAGAGGTTGTGGCGGCGGTCTGTAGCCGACGCCTGCGTACCTTAAAAAGTCAACGTAGTTTTAATAGTGAGGTGACGTTACCGGCAACCTTACTCGGGCTGACTGCCGACCATCAAGTGGCAGTGCTCGAGATGGGGATGTGGGCGGCGGGTGAGATTCGCTTTCTGGCGACGCTTGCCCGCCCCCAGATCGGTATTGTGACCAATGTTGGCCCTTCGCATCTGGAACGGTTGGGAAGTATCGAGGCCATTGCGAATGCAAAGGCCGAACTGCCTGAGTCGTTGCCCGCCGATGGCTGGTGTATCCTTAATGCCGATGACCACCGGGTGGCGGCAATGGCGAGTCGCACTGCTGCTCGGGTGCTGACCTACGGCTACGCGCCAAACGCCGATGTGCGTTTACTTGATGTGGTGAGTCATGGATTGTACGGGATCGAGTTGACGGTTGGCTATGAAGGCCAGAGTCATCGCCTGACCACACCACTGATCGGTCGCCACCACGCCTATACAGCGCTGGCAGCCATTGCTGCCGGGCTGGTGCTGGGGCTGGACTGGGATGCAATTGCCGAAGGGTTGCGTGAACCGGGTGAACAATTGCGATTGCGTATCGTGCCCGGTCAGCATGGAACAACTATTATCGATGACACCTACAACGCGGCACCACTTTCGACTATTGCTGCGCTTCAGGTACTGGCTGAAACCAAAGGGCGACGGATTGCCGTGTTAGGCGAAATGCTCGAACTGGGTGCAGCCAGCGTTGAAGGTCATCAGCAGGTAGGGGCTGCGGCGGCAACGATGGCCGATGTGCTGGTTGCCGTTGGGCGACAGGCGCATACCATGGCCGAGGCAGCACGTTCAGCCGGAATGCCGGCAGAGCAGATTCTGGTATGCGACAATAATGAGGCGGCGATCAACTTGCTGAACCGGTACATCCAGCCCGGTGACCACCTGCTTATCAAAGGGTCGCGCGGCGTACAGATGGAGACGATTGTTGCCGCCTTGCAGGCTACTACTCGTAACGACACAGGAGAAATTGCGTGA
- a CDS encoding TAXI family TRAP transporter solute-binding subunit has protein sequence MYADVISLIIKEKVPGVDITAEGTGGSAENLRSVNAGDRQFGIVYSGDVALGALGQLPDDPTVYDKVMPVAPLYGGVAHLVVTEASGINSVADLVGKRIALGNAGSGAALSAERYFKALGLFDKIQIEYLGYSQAAAAMADGQLDGFWVLAGFPNASVREAAAATKIKLIDIYTPGVEGGFFEQYPFYSQRALTGGAYDGMPNDVMSFQDTALWVANADVPEDIVYQALKAVYLDGGLERLREAHPSANEMGLEVGITGIANKLHPGAVKFWTEQGVQIPDELK, from the coding sequence GTGTATGCCGATGTTATCTCGCTGATCATCAAAGAGAAGGTTCCCGGCGTAGATATTACGGCTGAAGGTACCGGTGGTTCCGCCGAGAACCTGCGCTCGGTCAATGCCGGTGATCGGCAGTTTGGGATTGTCTATTCGGGTGATGTGGCTCTGGGGGCGCTGGGACAGTTGCCTGACGATCCCACCGTCTACGACAAAGTGATGCCGGTGGCCCCGCTCTACGGTGGTGTTGCCCACTTGGTTGTGACCGAAGCCAGTGGCATTAACTCGGTGGCCGATCTGGTTGGTAAGCGCATTGCGCTGGGGAATGCCGGTTCGGGTGCTGCGCTCAGCGCCGAACGCTACTTCAAGGCGCTAGGTCTGTTCGATAAGATTCAGATCGAGTACCTTGGTTACTCGCAGGCGGCGGCAGCGATGGCCGACGGGCAGCTCGATGGCTTCTGGGTGTTGGCCGGTTTCCCGAACGCATCGGTACGTGAAGCCGCAGCCGCCACCAAGATCAAGCTGATCGATATCTACACCCCCGGCGTTGAAGGTGGCTTCTTCGAGCAGTATCCGTTCTACTCGCAGCGGGCGTTGACCGGTGGTGCATACGATGGTATGCCAAACGATGTTATGAGCTTCCAGGATACAGCGCTTTGGGTCGCCAATGCCGATGTACCGGAAGACATTGTGTATCAGGCCCTGAAGGCTGTCTACCTCGATGGTGGGCTGGAGCGACTCCGCGAGGCGCACCCATCTGCCAATGAGATGGGCCTGGAAGTTGGTATCACCGGGATTGCGAATAAGTTGCACCCCGGTGCGGTAAAGTTCTGGACTGAGCAGGGTGTACAGATTCCCGACGAATTGAAGTAG
- a CDS encoding XdhC family protein, translating into MHEIIDAIDRWLARGEKVAIATVVRTMGSSPRQVGAKMAVSSGGGIVGSVSGGCIEGAVFDACQEAIATGQSRLLHFGVADETAWDVGLACGGTIDVLVEPLR; encoded by the coding sequence ATGCACGAGATTATCGATGCAATAGATCGCTGGCTGGCACGTGGCGAAAAGGTGGCAATAGCAACCGTTGTGCGCACAATGGGTTCCTCGCCACGCCAGGTCGGTGCCAAGATGGCGGTATCATCCGGCGGCGGGATTGTCGGTTCGGTCAGTGGTGGCTGTATTGAAGGTGCCGTCTTTGATGCCTGCCAGGAAGCAATTGCAACCGGCCAGTCCCGCCTGCTCCATTTCGGTGTTGCCGATGAAACGGCGTGGGATGTGGGATTGGCCTGCGGTGGTACGATTGATGTGCTGGTCGAACCATTGCGTTGA
- the moaC gene encoding cyclic pyranopterin monophosphate synthase MoaC — MSEAHNELTHLDAAGHARMVDVGDKAVTAREAVARGRVVMQPETLALIMDGKLPKGDVLAVARVAGIMAAKRTAELIPLCHLLNLSHASVQFTPDPASNALEIEATVRCQGQTGVEMEALTAVSIAALTIYDMCKAVDKTMQIDQIRLIAKRGGRSGDWQRPR, encoded by the coding sequence ATGAGCGAAGCGCACAACGAATTGACCCATCTCGACGCTGCCGGCCATGCTCGCATGGTAGATGTTGGTGATAAGGCCGTCACTGCTCGTGAAGCGGTGGCCCGTGGCCGGGTGGTGATGCAACCGGAAACACTTGCCCTGATCATGGATGGCAAACTTCCCAAGGGCGATGTGCTGGCCGTAGCGCGCGTAGCCGGCATTATGGCTGCGAAACGTACTGCCGAATTGATACCACTGTGCCACCTGCTCAATCTGAGTCACGCCAGCGTGCAATTTACCCCTGATCCGGCAAGCAATGCCCTGGAAATTGAAGCAACCGTGCGCTGCCAGGGCCAGACCGGGGTCGAAATGGAAGCACTGACCGCTGTCAGTATCGCCGCTTTGACGATTTACGATATGTGCAAAGCGGTCGATAAGACTATGCAGATCGACCAGATTCGCCTCATCGCCAAGCGCGGGGGACGGAGTGGCGACTGGCAGCGTCCACGGTAA
- the mraZ gene encoding division/cell wall cluster transcriptional repressor MraZ: MFLGSYEHTIDEKGRLAIPARFRADLAGGMVVTRGFDRCLLIFPLPYWNDLTRRVSALSLVDEDARMLRRLLFASASEQEMDRQGRILLPQNLREAGGLTDQVLLVGLDAFIEVWAPERWREVQQRLESQGPHFDEQMRKLGI; encoded by the coding sequence GTGTTTCTTGGGTCATACGAGCATACCATCGACGAGAAGGGACGCCTGGCCATCCCGGCACGTTTTCGTGCCGATCTGGCCGGTGGGATGGTGGTGACCCGTGGTTTTGACCGTTGTCTGCTCATCTTTCCCCTACCCTACTGGAACGATCTGACCCGGCGGGTAAGTGCGTTGTCGCTGGTAGATGAAGATGCGCGTATGCTACGCCGCTTGCTCTTCGCCAGTGCTTCGGAACAGGAGATGGATCGCCAGGGACGGATTTTGTTGCCGCAGAATCTGCGTGAAGCCGGTGGGTTGACAGATCAGGTGTTGCTGGTTGGGCTTGATGCGTTTATTGAAGTTTGGGCACCTGAGCGCTGGCGTGAGGTGCAACAACGTCTGGAAAGTCAGGGGCCACACTTCGATGAACAGATGCGGAAGTTGGGGATTTGA
- the mraY gene encoding phospho-N-acetylmuramoyl-pentapeptide-transferase: MSVLRAVLVQDMARALLLAAAAFVLTLIIGGWWVRFARRHKLGKRIRPDGPQSHLVKVGTPTMGGIMIVSTVLILTILFNLVDRWSMLLPLGVMVSFAVLGAIDDWLSLTGSRSKTHGFTVRFKFWIMMAVAFVASLALYLPQPYGLEHEGLVQIPFVGEVNIGLWFIPIAVLIIVFISNAVNITDGLDSLAGWNLTLAFGAYGVITFLAEPRLTNLMAFCFTVVGACAAFLWYNAYPAQVFMGDLGALALGATLAVVALQSQQWLLLPVIGIVFVVEALSTMIQTGYFKWTKWRYGEGRRIFKMAPLHHHFELLGWSQPQVTQRFVLIGTVAAMVGISLALIFGPPATGLQVDQPGIIVIEGDGSR; the protein is encoded by the coding sequence GTGAGCGTCCTTCGTGCAGTGCTGGTTCAGGATATGGCGCGTGCCCTCTTGCTTGCTGCGGCAGCGTTTGTGTTGACCCTGATCATCGGTGGGTGGTGGGTACGCTTTGCGCGCCGGCATAAATTGGGGAAGCGTATCCGACCGGATGGCCCCCAGAGTCATCTGGTCAAAGTGGGCACGCCAACCATGGGTGGCATCATGATCGTAAGCACCGTGTTGATCCTGACGATCCTGTTTAACCTGGTTGATCGCTGGTCAATGCTGCTGCCTCTGGGCGTGATGGTGAGTTTTGCCGTCCTGGGTGCGATTGACGACTGGCTGTCGCTGACCGGTTCCCGTTCAAAGACGCACGGCTTTACGGTGCGCTTTAAGTTCTGGATTATGATGGCAGTTGCTTTCGTGGCCAGTCTGGCGCTCTACCTGCCGCAGCCGTATGGTCTGGAGCACGAAGGTCTCGTTCAGATTCCGTTCGTCGGTGAAGTGAATATCGGGTTGTGGTTTATTCCGATTGCAGTGCTGATTATCGTCTTTATCTCGAATGCAGTCAATATCACCGACGGTCTCGATAGCCTGGCTGGTTGGAATCTGACGCTCGCCTTTGGGGCGTATGGCGTGATAACGTTTCTCGCCGAGCCGCGCCTGACCAATCTGATGGCCTTCTGTTTCACCGTAGTGGGTGCCTGCGCTGCCTTTCTCTGGTATAACGCCTATCCGGCGCAGGTGTTTATGGGTGATCTGGGTGCCCTGGCGCTCGGTGCGACCCTGGCTGTGGTGGCATTACAATCGCAGCAGTGGTTACTCTTACCGGTGATAGGGATCGTGTTTGTGGTGGAAGCGTTATCCACCATGATTCAGACCGGCTATTTCAAATGGACAAAATGGCGGTACGGCGAAGGTCGGCGTATCTTCAAGATGGCGCCACTCCATCACCATTTTGAATTGCTCGGCTGGAGTCAACCGCAAGTGACGCAGCGCTTTGTCTTGATCGGCACCGTGGCCGCAATGGTTGGTATCTCGCTGGCGCTGATTTTTGGCCCCCCTGCGACAGGGTTACAGGTCGATCAACCGGGGATCATTGTGATTGAAGGTGATGGGAGCCGGTAA
- a CDS encoding TRAP transporter permease: MSDLKQPDSVGATPTSDEIDQEKVREYLEQEEKPTRSLGRFWGIVVTLIAVGMAGFYIYTAGTLPAPVQWQRGIYVMLTYILVLLLYPAVGKKSPLQPWLSGLAERLPGPLRAVIVPRGGPTILDLALIVITVIVVGYFIINYPALQRRAGAYNPTDFTVSVIGLIISLEIARRVLGWSMTLIGLFFILYLRFGFVLYDIPILDTFAHRGQPWQRVATVLFLDQEGVFGVMANVLVSYVILFIFFGAFLSKAGASRFFIDLPLALAGRSTGGPAKVAVLSSALFGSISGSAIANTVSTGTFTIPLMKRAGFRPHVAGAIEPSASIGGAFMPPVMGAGAFLMSELTNTPYSVIVAISIVPAILYFLSVLTMVHFEAKKFGLSGIKTEQTAWQIIRNEWYLSLPLLVVIFMLAQGFSPGYAAFWSILSCIPLMYLLPENLADFKNPAAQGGTVVNAFLRSTVRVIKTINEAIQKGVRDTLVIGATVGVIGMIVGTIYATGVGQRFANIIVSLSGGNLLIAVLLIGIASLILGMGVPVTAAYLITAVIAVPALNDLGVAILAAHMIVYWFSQDSNITPPVCVAAYAGAAIAGADPWKTGWTSFKFAKLLYVMPLLFAFTPEILMIGESGQPLVDVEWSKVAMSWFSATLGTIAFSAVSMFYLVRKTTWWEWVIAAFGTFLCFWPSLLTDAIGVLIVGGVWFWQWYDVRRQRQAEVRSSMAD; encoded by the coding sequence ATGTCTGATCTGAAACAACCTGATAGTGTCGGTGCAACGCCAACCAGTGACGAGATCGATCAGGAAAAGGTTCGCGAGTATCTCGAACAGGAAGAGAAACCAACCCGGTCGTTGGGTCGCTTTTGGGGTATCGTTGTGACCCTGATTGCGGTCGGCATGGCCGGTTTTTATATCTACACCGCCGGTACGCTGCCGGCACCGGTGCAGTGGCAACGCGGAATCTATGTGATGTTGACCTATATTCTGGTGTTGCTGCTGTACCCCGCTGTTGGCAAGAAGAGTCCCTTGCAACCGTGGCTGTCCGGTCTGGCTGAGCGATTGCCGGGGCCGCTGCGCGCAGTGATTGTGCCACGCGGCGGGCCGACAATTCTCGATCTGGCGCTGATCGTCATCACGGTCATCGTTGTTGGTTACTTCATCATTAACTATCCGGCATTGCAACGGCGGGCCGGCGCGTATAATCCGACCGATTTTACAGTGAGCGTCATCGGTCTGATCATCTCACTGGAGATTGCGCGCCGGGTATTGGGCTGGTCGATGACGCTGATCGGCCTCTTTTTCATTCTCTACCTGCGCTTCGGCTTTGTGCTGTACGACATTCCGATTCTTGACACCTTTGCCCATCGTGGCCAGCCCTGGCAACGGGTGGCAACGGTGCTCTTCCTCGATCAGGAAGGCGTATTCGGCGTCATGGCCAATGTGCTGGTCAGTTACGTTATTCTGTTCATCTTTTTCGGCGCATTTCTCAGTAAAGCCGGCGCCAGCCGTTTCTTCATCGATCTGCCGCTGGCCCTGGCCGGACGAAGCACCGGCGGTCCGGCAAAAGTGGCAGTCTTGTCGTCGGCACTGTTTGGCTCGATTTCCGGGAGCGCAATTGCCAACACCGTCAGTACCGGCACGTTCACCATTCCCTTGATGAAACGGGCCGGTTTTCGACCTCATGTGGCTGGGGCGATTGAGCCGTCGGCGTCGATTGGCGGTGCATTTATGCCGCCGGTGATGGGGGCGGGCGCGTTCTTGATGTCAGAGCTGACGAACACGCCCTACTCGGTGATTGTGGCGATCTCAATTGTGCCGGCCATTCTCTACTTTCTGTCGGTATTGACGATGGTACATTTTGAGGCCAAGAAGTTCGGGTTAAGTGGGATCAAAACCGAACAGACGGCCTGGCAGATCATTCGGAACGAATGGTACCTCTCGCTGCCGCTGCTGGTCGTCATCTTTATGCTTGCACAAGGGTTTTCGCCCGGCTACGCCGCGTTCTGGTCGATTCTCTCGTGTATCCCCCTGATGTACCTGTTGCCGGAAAACCTGGCCGATTTCAAAAATCCGGCGGCACAGGGTGGGACGGTGGTGAACGCCTTTCTGCGCAGTACGGTTCGCGTGATCAAGACGATAAACGAGGCGATCCAGAAGGGTGTACGTGATACGCTGGTGATCGGCGCCACCGTTGGCGTGATCGGGATGATCGTCGGTACCATTTACGCGACCGGAGTAGGGCAACGGTTTGCCAACATCATTGTCAGCCTGAGCGGTGGTAATCTGCTGATTGCGGTGCTGCTGATCGGCATCGCGTCACTCATTCTGGGCATGGGGGTACCGGTAACCGCAGCTTACCTGATCACCGCTGTGATTGCCGTCCCAGCGTTGAATGATTTGGGGGTTGCGATCCTGGCGGCGCACATGATCGTCTACTGGTTTAGCCAGGATAGCAATATCACGCCGCCGGTCTGTGTGGCTGCTTATGCGGGTGCCGCGATTGCCGGGGCCGATCCCTGGAAGACGGGGTGGACATCATTTAAATTTGCGAAATTGCTATACGTGATGCCGCTCCTCTTCGCCTTTACGCCAGAGATTCTGATGATTGGCGAAAGCGGTCAGCCGCTGGTCGATGTAGAATGGAGTAAGGTCGCGATGTCGTGGTTCTCGGCGACCCTCGGCACGATTGCCTTCTCGGCGGTTTCGATGTTCTATCTGGTGCGCAAGACGACGTGGTGGGAGTGGGTGATCGCCGCGTTTGGCACGTTCCTCTGTTTCTGGCCCAGCCTGCTGACGGATGCGATAGGCGTGCTGATCGTTGGCGGTGTCTGGTTCTGGCAGTGGTACGATGTGCGCCGACAGCGCCAGGCAGAGGTGCGGTCGAGTATGGCCGATTAG
- a CDS encoding peptidoglycan D,D-transpeptidase FtsI family protein — MATTTRRSSVPTPTTAATTPVPAGKPLPRWRLQVLLASCFLITIIIAVRLVDLQVVRSNDLARKARLEIETPTLLAPRRGQISDASGTVLAMDVERQSLFAVPPQVPAARKAEIAVLIAGLTDQPADQILSALRSDRQWVRLARWLEPEVAAQVAELELPGLWLVYEPMRFYPQGISAAQIVGALNLNGEGVSGIEAYYDQLLRGTEGRIEGEFDPNRNPIATSLARTLPPQDGADLQLTIDPFIQQVAERELQQAIDEQNADGGTIIVLDPRSGAILAMANWPFFDPNRWQEYPPEVYGRNPAIGTIYEPGSTFKMVTAAAALSSGVVTTTTTVDDPGWVIRYGQTLRNFDAAPHGPLTLAGMIYYSSNVAALQFNELVGPETFYRVLTRFGFGQPTGVDLAGEESGIVNFYGSAGYSPLTFLTNAYGQGISVTPLQLVQAAGAIANDGVMMRPYVVQQICRNNECVRTEPQVVARPVTPDVARAVREMMVESANHYAPVIWGPRTGNWSDQWLVPGYRVGAKTGTASIPLPGGGYDPVYTIGSVLGIAPVDEPRFVVLVKIDRPKKDTLGVLTAIPVYYNVVEQLLRYAHIPPDRSLVSPGQP, encoded by the coding sequence ATGGCTACTACGACCCGCCGCTCATCTGTGCCAACGCCAACGACGGCAGCAACGACGCCGGTTCCCGCAGGCAAGCCACTACCGCGCTGGCGCTTGCAGGTGCTCCTGGCAAGTTGTTTTCTGATAACAATTATCATCGCTGTTCGCCTCGTTGATCTCCAGGTGGTGCGTAGCAACGACCTCGCTCGTAAGGCGCGGCTGGAAATTGAGACGCCGACCTTGCTGGCACCGCGCCGTGGGCAGATTAGCGATGCCAGTGGGACAGTGCTGGCAATGGATGTCGAACGCCAGAGTCTGTTTGCTGTGCCGCCCCAGGTGCCTGCTGCCCGCAAGGCGGAGATTGCAGTGTTGATTGCCGGCCTGACTGATCAGCCGGCAGATCAGATTTTATCGGCGTTACGTTCGGATCGGCAGTGGGTGCGTCTGGCGCGCTGGCTTGAACCAGAAGTGGCGGCACAGGTCGCCGAACTGGAGTTGCCCGGTCTCTGGCTGGTCTACGAGCCGATGCGTTTCTATCCGCAGGGTATCTCTGCGGCTCAGATTGTCGGTGCATTAAACCTGAATGGCGAAGGCGTCAGCGGGATCGAAGCCTACTACGATCAATTACTACGTGGTACCGAAGGGCGGATTGAAGGTGAGTTTGATCCGAATCGCAACCCGATTGCAACCAGCCTGGCCCGCACGCTGCCACCGCAAGATGGTGCCGATTTGCAGTTGACCATCGATCCATTTATTCAGCAGGTGGCGGAACGAGAGCTACAGCAGGCCATCGATGAGCAGAATGCCGATGGCGGTACGATTATCGTGCTTGATCCGCGTAGTGGCGCTATTCTGGCAATGGCCAACTGGCCATTCTTCGATCCGAATCGCTGGCAAGAGTATCCACCAGAGGTGTATGGACGTAACCCGGCAATCGGTACGATTTACGAACCGGGCAGTACCTTTAAGATGGTGACGGCAGCGGCGGCCCTCAGTTCAGGGGTGGTGACGACAACGACGACGGTTGATGATCCGGGTTGGGTGATACGCTACGGTCAGACGTTACGCAATTTTGATGCGGCACCCCACGGCCCGCTGACGCTGGCCGGGATGATTTACTATTCGAGCAATGTGGCGGCATTGCAATTTAATGAGTTGGTTGGGCCAGAGACCTTTTACCGGGTCTTGACGCGCTTCGGTTTTGGCCAGCCGACCGGCGTCGATCTGGCCGGTGAAGAGAGCGGGATTGTTAATTTTTATGGTAGTGCCGGCTACAGTCCGCTCACCTTTTTGACCAACGCCTACGGTCAGGGGATTTCAGTAACCCCGTTGCAGTTGGTACAGGCCGCCGGTGCCATCGCGAATGATGGGGTGATGATGCGGCCTTATGTGGTGCAGCAGATTTGCCGCAACAATGAATGTGTCCGCACGGAGCCACAAGTCGTTGCCCGACCGGTGACCCCAGACGTGGCTCGTGCAGTGCGCGAGATGATGGTCGAGTCGGCGAATCACTACGCACCGGTGATTTGGGGGCCGCGCACCGGTAACTGGAGTGACCAGTGGCTTGTACCCGGTTATCGGGTGGGAGCCAAAACGGGAACGGCCTCGATCCCGTTGCCCGGCGGGGGGTACGATCCCGTCTACACGATTGGCTCGGTGTTGGGCATTGCCCCGGTCGATGAACCGCGGTTTGTCGTACTGGTGAAGATTGATCGACCAAAGAAGGATACGCTCGGCGTACTTACTGCTATTCCGGTCTATTACAACGTGGTCGAGCAGTTGTTACGCTACGCGCATATACCGCCTGATCGTAGCCTGGTTAGTCCAGGGCAACCGTGA